Proteins from one Coffea arabica cultivar ET-39 chromosome 8c, Coffea Arabica ET-39 HiFi, whole genome shotgun sequence genomic window:
- the LOC140013266 gene encoding uncharacterized protein: MDTSLVNLFCVTREPTRDEDTRNLITQLKDSLSQVPEEEQTETFKNNVWVEHRGLDTRGHVRRVEKYTSVGQRHVPMNDRKAIIQEIKNQIVEEVREEVLQQVRGMTSHESREEIRVEFSAQFEYMQKTISFLMSHLDVNALPMLLDWIFGAFPSRQGLAESTNQGGLNL, translated from the exons ATGGATACATCTCTTGTGAACCTTTTTTGTGTTACACGTGAGCCTACCAGGGATGAAGATACACGTAATCTAATT ACACAACTTAAAGACAGCTTGTCTCAAGTGCCCGAGGAAGAGCAAACTGAGACATTCAAGAACAATGTGTGGGTTGAGCATAGGGGACTGGACACACGAGGTCACGTTAGACGCGTGGAGAAGTATACCTCTGTGGGCCAAAGGCATGTACCAATGAATGATAGGAAGGCGATTAtccaagaaataaaaaatcagaTTGTTGAGGAGGTACGAGAGGAAGTATTACAGCAAGTTAGAGGAATGACCTCACATGAATCGAGAGAAGAGATAAGAGTAGAGTTTAGTGCACAATTTGAGTATATGCAGAAGACCATTAGTTTCTTAATGTCGCATTTGGATGTTAATGCCTTACCCATGCTTCTAGATTGGATTTTTGGTGCTTTTCCTAGTCGACAG GGTCTAGCTGAGTCTACTAATCAAGGAGGATTAAACTTGTGA
- the LOC113705910 gene encoding uncharacterized protein, which produces MVFAWQNYIEEQKVQLATMEFTGYAVVCWDQIKKSRRRNGLPELVPWPEFRAMMRTRFVPGHYTRDLYHRLQILVQGNRSVDKYHKEMEILMLRADVQENPETIMARFLNGLRPDIAERVELQHYMELHELVDKVIKVEQRLKRRSTTRSNFNATTYSTNHPFQPRNDSRSSPNTPMPKSRFEKNKVGNSSVGKPSSSTPKFEELRAQTRARDTRCFKCQGRGHIASQCPNQRTMIMMQNDEIVSEDETEYESIPPLEGGSDGESPNEEEFSTPDGHFGTALVARRALTARVKEGEFQRENIFYTRCFINQALCSVIIDSGSCTNVTSSLMVDNLMLPTRNHPRPYKLQWLNNSGEASHIILVGRGSLTGSKKVALNVHEFDTNIPLEVKSLLQEYADIFPEDVPSGLPPLRGIEHQIDFVPGASLPNRPAHKSNPEETKELQRKSYDEHPEHFRTVMDVLRREKLYANLKKCNFCTNEFVFLGFVISAQGMKVDDQKVKAIQEWPTPRSVGDVWSFHGLAGFYRRFVRDFSTIAAPLTELIKKNENFHWGDSQEQAFRALKHKLTHAPVLALPDFSKIFEIDCDASSIGVGAVLNQGGRPIAYFSEKLNGAALNYSTYDKELYALIQALQVWQHYLRPKEFVIHTDHEFLKYLKAQHNLNKKHARWITFVESFPYVIKYKAGKSNVVADAFSRRYSLLTSLDAKLLGFELIKELYTQIVTLLSFTLLANTLGKTLAILQEHFYLPHMRRDVAQVVERYLACKKAKFKMMRLI; this is translated from the exons ATGGTCTTCGCTTGGCAAAACTACATCGAGGAGCAAAAGGTACAGTTGGCAACCATGGAATTCACTGGGTACGCGGTGGTTTGTTGGGACCAAATCAAGAAGTCTAGAAGAAGAAATGGGCTACCTGAGCTCGTTCCATGGCCCGAGTTTCGAGCCATGATGCGCACCCGCTTTGTTCCTGGACATTATACTAGGGACTTGTACCACCGATTACAAATCTTAGTTCAGGGCAATCGGAGTGTGGATAAGTACCATAAGGAGATGGAGATCCTGATGCTTAGGGCGGATGTACAAGAGAATCCCGAAACCATCATGGCGAGATTCTTGAACGGGTTAAGACCTGATATTGCTGAACGAGTGGAACTTCAACACTATATGGAGTTGCATGAGCTTGTAGACAAGGTCATTAAGGTCGAGCAAAGGCTCAAGAGAAGGAGTACTACTCGTTCGAATTTCAACGCTACCACCTACTCTACCAATCACCCATTCCAACCACGGAATGATTCTCGGTCTTCGCCAAATACTCCTATGCCAAAGTCGAGATTCGAGAAAAATAAGGTGGGCAATTCTAGTGTTGGTAAACCATCCTCTTCTACTCCAAAATTTGAGGAGCTTAGGGCACAAACTAGAGCGCGTGATACTCGATGTTTCAAATGCCAAGGTAGAGGCCATATTGCTAGTCAATGTCCCAATCAAAGGACTATGATTATGATGCAAAATGACGAGATCGTGAGTGAGGATGAAACTGAGTACGAAAGCATACCACCACTTGAAGGAGGTAGTGATGGTGAGTCACCAAATGAAGAGGAATTTAGTACACCCGACGGTCATTTTGGGACCGCCTTGGTTGCAAGGAGGGCATTAACTGCACGTGTTAAGGAGGGCGAGTTTCAACGGGAGAATATCTTCTACACTAGGTGCTTCATCAACCAAGCACTTTGTAGTGTGATTATCGATAGTGGGAGCTGCACAAATGTAACTAGTTCACTCATGGTGGACAACTTGATGCTGCCTACAAGGAATCACCCGCGACCCTACAAACTCCAGTGGCTCAACAATTCTGGGGAG GCTAGTCACATTATACTGGTAGGCCGTGGCAGTTTGACAGGCAG CAAGAAAGTAGCTCTGAATGTGCATGAATTTGATACTAACATACCTCTTGAGGTTAagtctcttttgcaggaatatgCTGATATCTTTCCCGAGGACGTGCCAAGTGGATTACCACCACTTAGAGGCATTGAGCACCAAATAGACTTCGTCCCTGGAGCTTCGTTGCCAAATCGGCCAGCTCACAAGAGCAACCCGGAGGAAACTAAGGAGTTGCAAAG AAAATCTTATGATGAACATCCAGAGCATTTTAGGACTGTTATGGATGTACTTCGACGAGAGAAGCTCTATGCCAATCTCAAGAAGTGCAATTTTTGCACTAATGAATTTGTGTTTCTAGGGTTTGTTATAAGTGCGCAGGGAATGAAGGTGGATGACCAAAAGGTGAAAGCTATCCAAGAGTGGCCAACACCAAGATCGGTGGGTGATGTTTGGAGCTTCCATGGACTTGCGGGTTTCTACAGGAGATTCGTGAGGGActttagcaccattgctgcGCCCTTAACCGAGTTGATCAAGAAGAATGAGAACTTCCATTGGGGAGATTCTCAAGAGCAGGCTTTTCGCGCTTTAAagcacaaactcacacatgcacctgtactTGCTTTACCTGacttttctaaaatatttgaaattgattgtgATGCTTCAAGTATTGGGGTTGGAGCTGTGTTGAACCAAGGTGGGAGGCCTattgcctactttagtgagaaacttaATGGGGCTGCACTGAACTACTCAACTTATGATAAAGAGTTGTATGCCCTCATTCAAGCACTACAAGTGTGGCAGCACTACTTAAGGCCTAAGgaattcgtgatacacactgatcatgaGTTCCTTAAATACCTTAAGGCCCAACACAACTTGAACAAAAAGCATGCAAGGTGGATCACTTTCGTGGAGTCCTTTCCATACGTGATTAAATACAAGGCTGGTAAGTCTAATGTGGTTGCGGATGCATTCTCCCGAAGGTACTCTCTACTCACCTCCTTAGATGCTAAGTTGTTAGGGTTTGAGCTGATTAAAGAGCTCTATACCCAGATAGTGACTTTGCTGAGCTTTACACTTCTTGCAAACACACTGGGCAAG ACTCTTGCCATACTGCAAGAACACTTCTATTTGCCGCACATGAGGAGAGATGTTGCACAGGTGGTGGAACGATATTTAGCTTGTAAGAAGGCTAAATTCAAG ATGATGCGtttgatttga